A section of the Suncus etruscus isolate mSunEtr1 chromosome X, mSunEtr1.pri.cur, whole genome shotgun sequence genome encodes:
- the LOC125999244 gene encoding poly(rC)-binding protein 2-like yields the protein MDTGVIEGGLNITLTIRLLMHGKEVGSIIGKKGESVKMREESGAHINISEGNCPERIITLAGPTIAVFKAFAMIIDKLEEDISSSMTNSTAASRPPVTLRLVVPASQCGSLIGKGGCKIKEIRESTGAQVQVAGDMLPNSTKRAITIAGIPQSIIECVKQICVVMLESPPKGVTIPYRPKPSSSPDFFAGGQAYTIQGQYAIPQPDLTKLHQLAMQQSHFPITHGNTGFSAGLDASAQTTSHELTIPNDLIGCIIGRQGAKINEIRQMSGAQIKIANPVEGSTDRQVTITGSAASISLAQYLINVRLSLDTGGMGSS from the coding sequence ATGGACACCGGTGTGATTGAAGGTGGATTAAATATCACACTTACCATCCGGCTACTTATGCATGGAAAGGAAGTTGGCAGTATCATCGGAAAGAAAGGGGAATCTGTGAAGATGCGGGAAGAGAGTGGTGCACATATCAACATCTCAGAAGGGAATTGTCCGGAGAGAATTATCACTTTGGCTGGACCCACTATTGCCGTCTTTAAAGCTTTTGCTATGATCATTGACAAACTGGAAGAGGACATTAGCAGCTCTATGACCAATAGCACAGCTGCCAGTAGACCCCCAGTCACCCTGAGGCTGGTGGTCCCTGCTAGTCAGTGTGGCTCTCTCATTGGGAAAGGTGGTTGCAAGATCAAGGAAATACGAGAGAGTACAGGGGCTCAAGTCCAAGTGGCGGGGGATATGCTCCCCAATTCAACTAAGCGGGCCATCACTATTGCTGGCATTCCGCAGTCCATCATTGAGTGTGTGAAACAGATTTGCGTGGTCATGTTGGAGTCCCCTCCGAAGGGCGTGACCATCCCGTACCGGCCCAAGCCGTCCAGTTCTCCGGACTTCTTTGCAGGTGGTCAGGCCTATACCATTCAAGGACAGTATGCCATTCCACAGCCAGATTTGACCAAGCTGCACCAGTTGGCAATGCAACAGTCTCATTTTCCCATTACGCATGGCAACACCGGATTCAGTGCAGGTTTGGATGCATCTGCTCAGACTACTTCTCATGAACTCACCATTCCAAATGATTTGATTGGCTGCATAATCGGGCGTCAAGGCGCCAAAATCAATGAGATCCGTCAAATGTCTGGGGCGCAGATCAAAATTGCGAACCCAGTGGAAGGCTCTACTGATAGGCAGGTTACCATCACTGGATCTGCTGCCAGCATTAGCCTGGCTCAATATTTAATCAATGTCAGGCTTTCCTTGGACACGGGTGGCATGGGGAGCAGCTAG
- the PBDC1 gene encoding protein PBDC1 → MDMESTEEPVSREALSLSQSLFLPAESYGNDPDIEMAWAMKAMQHAEVYYKLISSVDPQSLKLTKLDDQIYSEFRENFEKLRIDILDPEELKSELAKEKWRPFCMKFDGLVEDFNYGTLLRLDCSQGYTDENTIFAPRIQFYAIEIARNREGYNKAVFNVQDKEEDNGSTKGGKEDTHDGEEEKGTNRDGKEQKEAVKEVSESGDTIL, encoded by the exons ATGGACATGGAGTCGACCGAGGAGCCG GTTTCCAGGGAAGCGTTGTCTTTGAGCCAGAGTCTTTTTCTCCCAGCCGAATCTTATGGCAACGAC CCGGATATTGAGATGGCTTGGGCTATGAAAGCAATGCAGCATGCTGAAGTCTACTACAAG CTGATTTCATCAGTTGACCCACAGTCCCTGAAACTCACCAAACTGGATGATCAAATCTATTCTGAATTTCGAGAAAACTTTGAGAAGCTCAGGATAGATATATTGGACCCAGAAGAGCTCAAGTCAGAATTGGCAAAAGAG AAGTGGAGGCCATTTTGCATGAAATTTGATGGGCTTGTAGAAGATTTCAACTATGGTACATTATTGCGACTGGATTGTTCACAGGGCTACACTGATGAAAATACTATATTTG CTCCCAGAATACAGTTTTATGCAATTGAAATTGCTCGCAACCGGGAAGGCTATAATAAAGCAGTTTTCAATGTTCAGGACAAAGAAGAAGATAATGGATCCActaaaggaggaaaggaagataCTCATGatggagaagaagagaaaggaaccaACAGAGATGGGAAAGAACAAAAAGAGGCTGTCAAAGAAGTCAGTGAAAGTGGTGATACTATTTTATAA